From Pseudorca crassidens isolate mPseCra1 chromosome 15, mPseCra1.hap1, whole genome shotgun sequence, one genomic window encodes:
- the CACNA1H gene encoding voltage-dependent T-type calcium channel subunit alpha-1H isoform X3, with protein sequence MTESVQAADEVRVPLGAPAPGPAAGASPASPGAPGPEAERGSRPGASPPQSPAAERGAELGADEEQPVPYPALAATVFFCLGQTTRPRSWCLRLVCPTWFEHVSMLVIMLNCVTLGMFRPCEDVECRSERCSILEAFDDFIFAFFAVEMVIKMIALGLFGQKCYLGDTWNRLDFFIVMAGMMEYSLDGHNVSLSAIRTVRVLRPLRAINRVPSMRILVTLLLDTLPMLGNVLLLCFFVFFIFGIVGVQLWAGLLRNRCFLDSTFARNSNLSFLRPYYQPEEGEENPFICSSRRDNGMQKCSHIPSRRELRVECTLGWEAYGQPQAEGAGGTGHHTCINWNQYYNVCRSGDSNPHNGAISFDNIGYAWIAIFQVITLEGWVDIMYYVMDAHSFYNFIYFILLIIVGSFFMINLCLVVIATQFSETKQRESQLMREQRARYLSNDSTLASFSEPGSCYEELLRYVGHVCRKLKRRGLRLYARWQSRWRKKVDPSGVPHGQGAGWRPRRAGGRATSIHHLVYHHHHHHHHHYHFSHGSPRRPGPEPGGSDTRLVRAGAPPSPGHGPPDAESVHSVYHADCHVEGPQERARAAHAVAAAAAGLKLATGLGAMNYPTILPSAAGSGKGGPGPKGKRPGGPLGAGGHSPLSLSSPDPCEKIQHLVGEHGLGQAPSRLSGLSVPCPLPSPQAGTLTCELSSCPYCTSALEDPELEFSDSDSGDSDSNGVYEFTRDVRHGDRRDPMQPPPAADTPDSGGTRRRAQRRAVAGEQGGLGRVWASFSGKLCRIVDSKYFNRGIMVAILTNTLSMGIEYHEQPDELTNALEISNIVFTSMFALEMLLKLLAFGPLGYIRNPYNIFDGIIVVISVWEIIGQADGGLSVLRTFRLLRVLKLVRFMPALRRQLVVLMKTMDNVATFCMLLMLFIFIFSILGMHLFGCKFSLKTDTGDTVPDRKNFDSLLWAIVTVFQILTQEDWNVVLYNGMASTSSWAALYFVALMTFGNYVLFNLLVAILVEGFQAEGDATRSDTDEDKTSTHLEEDLDKFRDLRATEMKMYSLAVTPNGHLEGQASLPPPLIMRTAATPMPTPKSSPHLDAAPGLLDSRRGSSSSVDPQLGDQKSLSSLRSSPCTHWGPNSAWSSRRSSWNSLGRAPSLKRRSQCGERESLLSGEGKGSGSTDEEAEDSRPGVGTSPDTRATLLRRTESLDHRSTLDLRPLRPAALLPTKLHDCNGLALPSELFLRIDSHKEDTAEFDDDVEDSCCSRLQKVLEPYKPECCRSREPWALYLFSPQNRLRISCQKIIAHKMFDHVVLVFIFLNCITIALERPDIDPGSTERVFLSISNYIFTAIFVAEMMVKVVALGLVSGEHAYLQSSWNILDGLLVLVSLVDIIVAMASAGGAKILGILRVLRLLRTLRPLRVISRAPGLKLVVETLISSLRPIGNIVLICCAFFIIFGILGVQLFKGKFYYCEGADTRNISTKAECWAAHYRWVRRKYNFDNLGQALMSLFVLSSKDGWVNIMYDGLDAVGIDQQPVPNHNPWMLLYFISFLLIVSFFVLNMFVGVVVENFHKCRQHQEAEEARRREEKRQRRLERKRRSTFPNPEAQRRPYYADYSPTRRSIHSLCTSHYLDLFITFIIGVNVITMSMEHYNQPKSLDEALKYCNYVFTIVFVFEALLKLVAFGFRRFFKDRWNQLDLAIVLLSIMGITLEEIEMNAALPINPTIIRIMRVLRIARVLKLLKMATGMRALLDTVVQALPQVGNLGLLFMLLFFIYAALGVELFGRLECSEDNPCEGLSRHATFSNFGMAFLTLFRVSTGDNWNGIMKDTLRECAREDRHCLSYLPAISPIYFVTFVLVAQFVLVNVVVAVLMKHLEESNKEAREDAELDAEVELEMAQGPSARPRPTALPSPGASPDAPNLLVVRKVSVSRMLSLPNDSYMFRPVAPAAAAHPHPLQEVEMETYAGASGTSGTAPCGDSQDLGGRGRPGPAGAGVGPAANAHFRHLLAPGPVTAHLPPVESCPSLQVPSAMSSPARGGDTLRALTPLGAARSPSLSRLLCTQEVVCTESLEGQVDGPRDSSPGWGEPGGKTPVRQAPLGPSLRSPPCSPRPTSIRIRKHTFGQNYISSRPPVLGAEEAEAPDPADEEVSHITSSAHSPSASPAACGVVGGEPDLHRLYSVNAQGFLDQPGWADEQRRPSVEQGCGDSRPEAGEVKTRALEAELALGARRKKKMSPPCISIEPPAEDEGAARAPAAEGGSTTLRRRTPSCEAVPHRDPLEPTDSAGLDTAAKGERRVQVPCRTEHLTIPNFAFEPLDVGGPRGDLFLDGGHGVAPEPRPSSSGITAPPEPQQTEPPVASGDPPEEGWGLHLTVPESPLKKGSTPVLGDSVDKPV encoded by the exons CTGCCCCACATGGTTCGAGCACGTCAGCATGCTGGTCATCATGCTCAACTGCGTGACTCTGGGCATGTTCCGCCCCTGCGAGGACGTCGAGTGCCGCTCGGAGCGCTGCAGCATCCTGGAG GCGTTTGACGACTTCATCTTCGCCTTCTTCGCGGTGGAGATGGTCATCAAGATGATCGCCCTCGGGCTGTTCGGGCAGAAGTGCTACCTGGGCGACACGTGGAACAGGCTGGACTTCTTCATCGTCATGGCGGG CATGATGGAGTACTCTCTGGATGGACACAACGTGAGCCTCTCGGCCATCCGGACAGTGCGTGTGCTGCGGCCCCTCCGTGCCATCAACCGTGTGCCCA GCATGAGGATCCTGGTCACGCTGCTGCTGGACACGCTGCCCATGCTCGGGAACGTCCTCCTGCTCTGCTTCTTTGTCTTCTTCATCTTCGGCATCGTGGGTGTCCAGCTTTGGGCTGGACTGCTGCGCAACCGCTGCTTCCTGGACAGCACCTTCGCCAG GAACAGCAACCTCAGCTTCCTGCGGCCATACTACCAGCCGGAGGAGGGTGAGGAAAACCCCTTCATCTGCTCCTCTCGCCGGGACAATGGCATGCAGAAGTGCTCGCACATCCCCAGCCGCCGCGAGCTGCGCGTGGAGTGCACGCTGGGCTGGGAGGCCTATGGGCAGCCACAGGCCGAGGGCGCAGGTGGCACGGGCCACCACACCTGCATCAACTGGAACCAGTACTACAATGTGTGCCGCTCAGGCGACTCCAACCCACACAACGGGGCCATCAGCTTCGACAACATCGGCTATGCCTGGATCGCCATCTTCCAG GTGATCACGCTGGAGGGCTGGGTGGACATCATGTACTACGTCATGGACGCTCATTCCTTCTACAACTTCATCTACTTCATCCTGCTCATCATT GTGGGTTCCTTCTTCATGATCAACCTGTGCCTAGTGGTGATCGCCACGCAGTTCTCGGAGACGAAGCAGCGGGAGAGCCAGCTGATGCGGGAGCAGCGGGCCCGCTACCTGTCCAACGACAGCACGCTGGCCAGCTTCTCAGAGCCTGGCAGCTGCTATGAGGAGCTCCTCCGGTACGTGGGCCATGTGTGCCGCAAGCTGAAGCGCCGTGGCCTCCGCCTCTATGCCCGCTGGCAGAGCCGCTGGCGCAAGAAGGTGGACCCCAGCGGCGTGCCGCACGGCCAGGGCGCTGGGTGGCGGCCACGGCGGGCGGGAGGGCGCGCCACCTCCATCCACCATCTTgtgtaccaccaccaccaccaccaccaccaccactaccacttcAGCCATGGCAGCCCACGCCGGCCAGGCCCCGAGCCAGGCGGCAGTGACACCAGGCTGGTGCGGGCCGGAGCACCTCCCTCGCCCGGACATGGGCCCCCTGACGCTGAGTCAGTGCACAGCGTGTACCATGCAGACTGCCACGTGGAGGGGCCACAGGAGAGGGCCCGGGCGGCACATGCtgtggccgccgccgccgccggcctcAAGCTGGCCACTGGGCTGGGCGCCATGAACTACCCCACCATCCTGCCCTCGGCCGCAGGCAGTGGCAAAGGTGGCCCCGGGCCCAAGGGGAAGCGTCCTGGTGGACCCCTGGGAGCCGGGGGGCACAGCCCACTGAGCCTGAGCAGCCCCGACCCCTGCGAGAAGATCCAGCATCTGGTCGGGGAGCACG GACTGGGCCAGGCCCCCAGCCGTCTGTCAGGCCTGAGcgtgccctgccccctgcccagcccccaggcGGGCACGCTGACCTGTGAGCTGAGTAGCTGCCCGTACTGCACCAGCGCCCTGGAGGACCCCGAGCTGGAGTTCAGCGACTCAGACAGCGGAGACTCGGACAGCAACGGGGTCTACGAATTCACACGGGATGTGCGGCATGGAGACCGCCGTGACCCCATGCAGCCACCCCCAGCGGCGGACACGCCAGACTCAGGAGGAACGCGGCGGAGGGCACAGCGTCGGGCGGTGGCAGGCGAGCAGGGAGGGCTGGGCCGTGTCTGGGCCTCCTTTAGCGGCAAGCTGTGCCGCATCGTGGACAGCAAGTACTTCAACCGCGGCATCATGGTAGCCATCCTCACCAACACGCTGAGCATGGGCATCGAGTACCATGAGCAG CCTGACGAGCTGACCAACGCCCTGGAGATCAGCAACATCGTGTTCACGAGTATGTTTGCCCTGGAGATGCTGCTGAAGCTGCTGGCCTTTGGTCCGCTGGGCTACATCCGGAATCCCTACAACATCTTCGATGGCATCATCGTGGTCATCAG CGTGTGGGAGATCATCGGGCAGGCAGACGGCGGGCTGTCGGTGCTGCGGACCTTCCGGCTGCTGCGGGTGCTCAAGCTGGTGCGCTTCATGCCCGCGCTGCGGCGCCAGCTGGTGGTGCTCATGAAGACCATGGATAACGTGGCCACTTTCTGCATGCTGCTCATGCTGTTCATCTTCATCTTCAG CATCCTCGGAATGCACCTGTTTGGCTGCAAATTCAGCCTGAAAACAGACACTGGAGACACGGTCCCTGACAGGAAGAACTTTGACTCCCTGCTGTGGGCCATCGTCACCGTGTTCCAG ATCCTCACCCAGGAGGACTGGAACGTTGTCCTCTACAACGGCATGgcctccacctcctcctgggCTGCCCTCTACTTCGTGGCCCTCATGACCTTTGGCAACTACGTGCTCTTCAACCTGCTGGTGGCCATCCTTGTGGAGGGCTTCCAGGCGGAG GGTGATGCCACCAGGTCTGACACAGATGAAGACAAGACCTCCACCCACTTGGAGGAGGACTTGGACAAGTTCAGAGACCTCAGGGCCACAG agaTGAAGATGTACTCGCTGGCGGTGACCCCCAACGGGCACTTGGAGGGCCAGGCCAGCCTACCCCCTCCCCTCATCATGCGCACGGCAGCCACACCCATGCCCACCCCCAAGAGCTCCCCACACCTGGATGCGGCCCCTGGCCTCCTGGACTCACGACGTGGCAGCAGCAGCTCCGTGGACCCCCAGCTGGGGGACCAGAAGTCTCTG TCCAGCCTCCGCAGCTCGCCCTGCACCCACTGGGGCCCCAACAGCGCCTGGAGCAGCCGGCGCTCCAGCTGGAACAGCCTGGGCCGTGCACCTAGCCTCAAGCGCAGGAGCCAGTGCGGGGAGCGTGAGTCGCTGCTGTCCGGCGAGGGCAAGGGCAGCGGCAGCACAGACGAGGAGGCCGAGGACAGCAGGCCTGGTGTGGGAACCTCGCCAGACACACGTGCCACACTGCTGCGGCGCACCGAGTCCCTGGACCACCGCAGCACGCTTGACCTGCGGCCCCTGCGGCCGGCTGCCCTGCTGCCCACCAAGCTCCACGACTGCAACGGGCTGGCCCTGCCCAGCGAGTTATTCCTGCGCATCGACAGCCACAAGGAGGACACGGCCGAGTTTGACGATGATGTGGAGGAT agctGCTGCTCCCGGCTGCAGAAAGTGCTGGAGCCCTACAAGCCCGAGTGCTGTCGGAGCCGCGAGCCCTGGGCCCTGTACCTCTTCTCCCCACAGAACAG GCTCCGCATCTCCTGCCAGAAGATCATTGCTCACAAGATGTTTGATCACGTCGTCCTGGTCTTCATCTTCCTCAACTGCATCACGATCGCCCTGGAGAGGCCCGACATTGACCCCGGCAGCACC GAGCGCGTCTTCCTCAGCATCTCCAACTACATCTTCACGGCGATCTTCGTGGCCGAGATGATGGTGAAG GTGGTGGCCCTGGGCCTGGTCTCTGGTGAGCATGCCTACCTGCAGAGCAGTTGGAACATACTGGATGGGCTGCTGGTCCTGGTGTCCCTGGTTGACATCATCGTGGCCATGGCGTCGGCCGGTGGTGCCAAGATCCTGGGCATCCTGCGTGTGCTGCGCCTGCTGCGGACACTGCGGCCCCTGCG GGTTATCAGCCGTGCCCCAGGCCTCAAACTGGTGGTGGAGACTCTGATATCGTCACTCAGGCCCATCGGAAACATTGTCCTCATCTGCTGTGCCTTCTTCATCATCTTCGGCATCCTAGGGGTGCAG CTCTTCAAGGGGAAGTTTTACTACTGCGAGGGCGCTGACACCAGGAACATCTCCACTAAAGCCGAGTGCTGGGCTGCGCACTACCGCTGGGTGCGACGCAAGTACAACTTCGACAACCTGGgccag GCGCTGATGTCCCTGTTCGTGCTCTCATCCAAGGACGGATGGGTGAACATCATGTACGACGGGCTGGACGCCGTGGGCATAGACCAGCAG CCGGTGCCCAACCACAACCCCTGGATGCTGCTCTACTTCATCTCCTTCCTGCTCATCGTCAGCTTCTTTGTGCTCAACATGTTCGTGGGCGTCGTGGTGGAGAACTTCCACAAGTGCCGGCAGCACCAGGAGGCCGAGGAGGCACGGCGGCGGGAAGAGAAGCGGCAGCGGCGCCTGGAGAGGAAACGCAGGA GCACTTTCCCCAACCCAG AGGCCCAGCGCCGGCCCTACTATGCGGACTACTCACCCACGCGTCGCTCCATCCACTCTCTGTGCACCAGCCACTATCTGGACCTCTTCATCACCTTCATCATCGGCGTCAACGTCATCACCATGTCCATGGAGCACTATAACCAGCCCAAG TCTCTGGACGAGGCCCTCAAGTACTGCAATTATGTGTTCACCATCGTCTTCGTCTTTGAGGCCCTGCTGAAGCTGGTGGCGTTTGGGTTCCGGAGGTTTTTCAAGGACAG GTGGAACCAGCTGGACCTGGCCATCGTCCTGCTGTCCATCATGGGCATCACACTGGAGGAGATAGAGATGAACGCGGCGCTGCCCATCAACCCCACCATCATCCGCATCATGCGCGTGCTGCGCATCGCCCGCG TGCTGAAGCTGCTCAAGATGGCCACGGGTATGCGGGCCCTGCTGGACACAGTGGTTCAGGCGCTGCCCCAGGTAG GGAACCTCGGCCTGCTTTTCATGCTCCTGTTTTTTATCTATGCTGCCCTGGGAGTGGAGCTGTTTGGGAGGCTCG AGTGCAGTGAGGACAACCCCTGCGAGGGCCTGAGTAGACACGCCACCTTCTCCAACTTCGGCATGGCTTTCCTCACACTGTTCCGCGTGTCCACGGGGGACAACTGGAACGGGATCATGAAG GACACACTGCGGGAGTGTGCCCGTGAGGACAGGCACTGCCTCAGCTACCTGCCGGCCATCTCGCCCATCTACTTCGTCACCTTCGTGCTGGTGGCCCAGTTCGTGCTGGTCAACGTGGTGGTGGCCGTGCTCATGAAGCACCTGGAGGAGAGCAACAAGGAGGCCCGCGAGGATGCCGAGCTGGACGCAGAGGTCGAGCTGGAGATGGCGCAGGGGCCCTCCGCCCGCCCCAGGCCCACGGCCCTGCCGAGCCCAGGTGCCTCGCCGGACGCCCCCAACCTGCTGGTCGTGCGCAAGGTGTCTGTGTCCAGGATGCTCTCACTGCCAAACGACAGCTACATGTTCCGGCCCGTGGCACCCGCTGCGGCTGCTCATCCCCACCCGCTGCAGGAGGTGGAGATGGAGACCTACGCGGGCGCCTCGGGCACCTCGGGTACAGCCCCATGTGGAGACAGCCAGGAcctgggcgggcggggccggccAGGGCcagcaggggcaggggtggggccagCGGCGAATGCACATTTCAGGCACCTTCTTGCCCCAGGCCCAGTCACCGCCCACTTGCCGCCTGTGGAGTCCTGCCCATCCCTCCAGGTCCCGTCGGCTATGTCCTCCCCGGCCAGGGGCGGCGACACCCTCCGTGCCCTGACCCCTCTGGGTGCAGCCCGCTCCCCTAGTCTCAGCCGGCTGCTCTGCACACAG GAGGTAGTCTGCACAGAGTCCCTAGAAGGGCAGGTCGATGGTCCCAGGGACAGCAGCCCGGGCTGGGGAGAGCCTGGTGGGAAGACCCCAGTGAGGCAGGCGCCCCTGGGGCCCTCCTTGCGATCCCCACCCTGTTCCCCGCGGCCCACCAGCATCCGCATCCGCAAGCACACTTTTGGACAGAACTACATCTCCAGCCGGCCACCGGTCCTGGGCGCAGAGGAGGCTGAGGCCCCAGACCCGGCTGACGAGGAGGTCAGCCACATCACCAGCTCTGCCCACAGCCCCTCGGCCTCACCTGCTGCCTGTGGGGTGGTGGGCGGTGAGCCAGACCTGCACAGGCTCTACAGTGTCAATGCCCAGGGCTTCCTGGACCAGCCAGGCTGGGCGGACGAGCAGAGGCGGCCCTCCGTGGAGCAGGGCTGTGGGGACAGCCGCCCAGAGGCCGGGGAGGTGAAGACCCGGGCCCTGGAGGCCGAGCTGGCCCTGGGGGCACGCAGGAAGAAGAAGATGAGCCCCCCCTGCATCTCCATAGAGCCCCCCGCGGAGGACGAGGGTGCGGCCCGGGCCCCTGCAGCGGAGGGCGGTAGCACCACCCTGCGGCGGAGAACCCCATCCTGCGAGGCTGTGCCCCACAGGGACCCCCTGGAGCCCACAGACAGTGCAGGGTTGGACACTGCCGCCAAGGGGGAACGGCGGGTCCAGGTCCCCTGCCGCACAGAGCACCTGACCATCCCGAACTTTGCCTTTGAGCCGCTGGATGTGGGGGGCCCCAGGGGGGACCTGTTCTTGGATGGTGGCCATGGTGTCGCCCCAGAACCCAGACCTTCCTCCTCAGGCATCACGGCACCTCCCGAACCCCAGCAGACGGAGCCTCCAGTGGCCTCGGGAGACCCCCCAGAGGAAGGGTGGGGGCTGCACCTCACAGTCCCTGAGAGCCCACTGAAGAAGGGGTCCACCCCAGTCCTGGGTGACAGTGTGGACAAGCCCGTGTAG